CAGGACCGGCTCGTCGGGGTGGAGCAGGTACACCGCCCCGGCGTGCGCGTGCACCCCGTCGAGCATCGAGGCGAGCGCGAGCGACAGCAGCGGCTCACCGGCCGGTGCGCCGGCGTCCGCCGGTGCCCGTGTCGGCCCTGGCCCGTCGGACACGCCGACCACCTCCTCACACGGCCGCGCGTCGCCTCGCTTCCCGGGGACAAGGCTGCCTCGCGGGGGAGCGCGGCGCACGGCGAGCGCCTCGGACCGCTTCCCGGCCGGCGGTGCTCACCTGCGGGGGAGCGGCGCCGCCCGGGGTGCGCACGGATACCCCGGGCGGCCGTGCTCATGCCCCCGGAACCGGCGCGCGCGGTGACGGCGCGCTCCCCATGTATGCCCCTGTGCACCCCGTCGGCCGGATCCGGGCGCTGAATGACGGGGCCGGCGGACGGAACCCGTCGACGGCGGGGGAGGCGTTACCGTACGGTACGCGGTGGTCACACCGGGTCGGCCGGGGCGTAGGAACCGGCCGCGAGAGGAAGGGTGGGGGGCGCCGTGAAGGGCGAGGACCCTTGGATCAGGCCACTGCGCGGTGCCGCGGAGCCACGCGCGCGCGTGCTCTTCTTTCCGCACGCCGGTGGCGCCGCCTCGTTCTACGCTCCGTTCGCGCGCCGGTTTCCCCAGGGGTACGACGTGGCGGCCGTCCAGTACCCGGGGCGGCAGGAGCGCTTCGGCGAGCCCTTCGTGACGACCGTCGAAGGGCTCGCCGCCCAGGTGGTGCCGTCCCTGCGGCGGTGGGCCGCGGGGCCCGTCCCGCTCGTGCTCGTCGGCCACAGCATGGGCGCGTCCGTCGCCTTCGAAACGGTGCTCGGGCTCGGGCGCGAAGGGGCGACGGCGCACTGTCGTCTCGTCGTCTCCGGGCGGAGCGCTCCCTCCAGGCCCCGCGAGACACCCGCCTGCGACACTGACGAGGAGATCCTCGACAACATCGCCGGTCTCGGCGGCACCGACGCGGCGGTCATCCGCGATCCGGATCTGATGGACCTGGTGCTGCCCGCCCTGCGCAATGATTACCGGGCGGTCACCTGGTACCGGCCGGCCCCCGACCTGGTCGTGGACACGCCCGTCCTGTGCCTGACAGGGGATCGGGACCCTCGGGTCGCGCCGGACGAGGCCGCGGCCTGGAAGAGTCACACGAGCGCCGGTTTCCGGCTGGAAATCCTCCCTGGAGAGCACTTCTACCTGTCGGACCAGCCGGACACCTTCGTGCGGCTGGTCGCCGAGTGCGCCGACGTGTGAGGGCGTGGACCGACGCCGACGGGCAACGCGTCCGCGGCGCACGGAACCCGGTCTGTACTGCCGTTGTCCGGTCGGGGCACGGGCGCGCGGCCCGGAATCGCGCGTGCCGGTAACTCCCGTGGCGTGGCGCCGGGTTCCCCGTGTGCGGTGCCCGCCGCCGGGGCCCGGGCCGCACAGCCTTCACGTCGGCCGGCGCCCCGTGGTGGCTTGAATCATCGGGTGGGACCCGGCGCACGCCTCCGCACCTCCGTGTCGTACAACCGCAGGTGGCGCCGGCTGCTGCCCGCGCGTCGGCAGGAGGGTCAAATCCTCGGCGCCGCAAGGAGTTTGAGGATGGCGCGAAGGGATACACGCTCGTAGCGCCGGGTCGGCGCCGGTGAGCCGCCCCCATCCACTTCGGGGGGTTGCCATTCCGTCACCCGACGTGAAAACTGTGAGCGCCCTTCGACCCGGACGGATCGGGTCGAAGTGTATTTCATGCATACCAAGCACCAGATTCGTGGCACGGAGGGGTCTCGCGCGACTCGCTGCGCGGGCAGAGTCACTGGGGGATGTGGAGATGTCTGCTGGGTGCCCGAGGCGCGCGCTGCCAGGCTGTGGACGCGCGAACCCGCCGGCCGTACGGCGGATCTCCGGATCGCCCGGAGCCGGCGTCCTGCCGGACGGAACCCGGCCCCGGGCCTGCTGACGCCCTGCGGGGCACCGGGCCGCATGCCGCGACGGGACGTACGGGCTGACGTCCGAGCGGCCGGTCGCACCCCCTGACCGCGCGTCGGTCGTCCGGCGCGCAGCGAGAGCCGCACCCGTGGTCCGGAGCTGTCGACCACGTCCGTCGCGGCAAGGGCCACCCGCCCGGCGCACCCTCACCACCGTGGACGGCGCACGCCGGACCCGCGCGTCCTCACCCAAGGAGAACCGGTGACAAGCACCCGACCGACGAGGGCCGAATCGCCCTTGGACGCGTTACCCGACCGGTGGCGGTCCTTACGCGAGGCGGGCCCCGTGACCTACGACGAAGCACAGGGCCAGTGGCGCGTCGTGGACCACCAGGGGGTCTCCGCCGTGCTCGCCGACCCCGCGACGTACTCCTCCGACCTCACGCCGATCACCCCCACCCAGGAGGACTTCGAGACCTTCCGGCAGGGGAACTTCGTCGGCATGGACCCGCCGGAACACCGCAAACTGCGCACCCTGGTGAGCCAGGCCTTCACCCCCAGGGTGGTCCAGGGGCTCGAACCGCGCATCGAGGACGTCTGCGCGCGCCTCCTCGACGGTGTCGCCGACCGCGACCGGTTCGACCTGGTCGACACCCTGGCCTACCCGCTGCCCATCATCGTGATCGCCGAACTCCTCGGCATCCCCGCCGACGACCACAGACTCTTCCAGGAGTGGGCCAGTACCCTCTTCGGCGGCGACCAGCTCGGTGACAGCCTGGACATGGCCGACCTGGAGCGGGCGCTGGAGGCCATCGCCCCGACCGTGCGCGAGATGAACGGGTACGTGCTGGACCACATCCGGCGCCGCCGGGCCCGCCCCGGGGACGACCTCACCAGCCGGCTCCTGGCCGCGGAGGTGGACGGAACGCGCCTCGCGGACGAGGAGATCGTCGGATTCGTCGCCCTGCTGCTGGTGGCCGGGCACATCACGACCACCGCGCTGCTCGGCAACGCCGTGGTCACCTTCGACGGCCACCCGGGCACCTTCCCCGCGCTGCGCGAGGACCCCGGCCGGCTGCCGGACGCGGTCGAGGAAGTGCTGCGCTGGCTGCCGCCCTTCCCCGAGCTGGGACGGCGCACCACCAGACCGGTGGTGCTCGGCGGCCAGGAGATCCCGGCCGACACCCTGCTGATGGTGCACCTGGGTGCCGCCAACCGCGATCCCTCCCGCTTCACCCGTCCGGACGTCTTCGACGTGGCCCGCAGTCCGAATCCCCATCTGACCTTCGGCCACGGCATCCACTTCTGCTTCGGCGCACCACTGGCCCGGCTGGAAGCGCGGATCGCGCTGCACATGCTGATGGAACGTTTCCCCGCGCTCACGATCCCCTCCTACGACGACGTCACGTACCAGAATCCGGCCGTCCTCGTCGGCGTACGGCACCTACCGGTCGCCGTCACCAGGCCCTGACGCGCCGGCGCGCGCAGGCTCCGCACCGCTCACCCGCGGACCGGCCGCGTTCCCTCCCCGCATCCGCTCTCACGAGGAGTCCCCTGCCCATGCCGTACCCCAGCGCTGCCCCGGTCGCCGAGCGGCCACCGTCCCCCCTGCGCGACGAGCTGCAGAGCCGCCTCGACACCCTCGCCCGCGCCCACCGTGTGCCCGGTGCCCAACTGGCCGTCCACACCGGCACGCACACCCTGAGCGTGCACACCGGCACGGCCGACGCCGCGACGGGAGCCCCCTTCACCGCGGACACGGCCGTACCCCTGGGCTCGGTCACCAAGATCGGCACGGCCGCCGTCGTGCTGCTCCTCGCCGACGACGGCGACCTCGACCTCGACGAGCCCGCCGCCGGACTCGTGCCGGAACTGCGGCCGTTACCCAGGGTGTCCGCGCGGCATCTGCTCAGCCACACCGCCGGCCTGCCGACCGGACCCGACTCCGACAGCGCCGCCGGCACCACCGCCGCGCGCTACCTCTCGGCGGTCTGCACCGCGCGGAACGCCCTGTTCCCACCGGGAACGGCCTTCTCCTACTCCAACGCCGGCTACGTCGCCGCCGGCCGGCTCGTGTCCGAAGTGACCGGCATGACCTGGCAGGAAGCGCTGCGCGCGCTCCTCCTGGAACCCCT
Above is a genomic segment from Streptomyces collinus Tu 365 containing:
- a CDS encoding cytochrome P450 is translated as MTYDEAQGQWRVVDHQGVSAVLADPATYSSDLTPITPTQEDFETFRQGNFVGMDPPEHRKLRTLVSQAFTPRVVQGLEPRIEDVCARLLDGVADRDRFDLVDTLAYPLPIIVIAELLGIPADDHRLFQEWASTLFGGDQLGDSLDMADLERALEAIAPTVREMNGYVLDHIRRRRARPGDDLTSRLLAAEVDGTRLADEEIVGFVALLLVAGHITTTALLGNAVVTFDGHPGTFPALREDPGRLPDAVEEVLRWLPPFPELGRRTTRPVVLGGQEIPADTLLMVHLGAANRDPSRFTRPDVFDVARSPNPHLTFGHGIHFCFGAPLARLEARIALHMLMERFPALTIPSYDDVTYQNPAVLVGVRHLPVAVTRP
- a CDS encoding thioesterase II family protein, producing MLFFPHAGGAASFYAPFARRFPQGYDVAAVQYPGRQERFGEPFVTTVEGLAAQVVPSLRRWAAGPVPLVLVGHSMGASVAFETVLGLGREGATAHCRLVVSGRSAPSRPRETPACDTDEEILDNIAGLGGTDAAVIRDPDLMDLVLPALRNDYRAVTWYRPAPDLVVDTPVLCLTGDRDPRVAPDEAAAWKSHTSAGFRLEILPGEHFYLSDQPDTFVRLVAECADV